In Urechidicola croceus, a single window of DNA contains:
- a CDS encoding sulfotransferase domain-containing protein, which yields MFSIFKRNNFVKESYEILDREIWNKYLSKKDFPYLISFPRTGSHWLRNVMELYFEKPSLMRVFFYKNPTDFTCFHIHDEDLLFNEKRRVIYLYRNPVETIYSQMNFYDEDLNDNVRIKYWAVLYGKHLEKWLLKDERSIEKVVLSYENLKNNFDLEFRKLSDFLNEPFDVNKLEKAKKNASKDKIKKKVTDDLRVIKSTNNYDEKRKLFIEMNTSTIEDCILQVNQKLVNFL from the coding sequence ATGTTTTCAATATTTAAACGTAATAATTTTGTTAAAGAATCATACGAAATTCTTGATCGTGAAATATGGAATAAATACTTATCAAAAAAAGATTTTCCATATTTGATAAGTTTTCCAAGAACAGGCAGTCATTGGTTGAGAAATGTAATGGAACTTTATTTTGAAAAACCTTCTTTGATGAGAGTTTTTTTTTATAAAAACCCAACCGATTTTACTTGTTTTCATATCCATGATGAAGATTTATTATTTAATGAAAAAAGAAGAGTTATATATTTGTATAGAAATCCTGTTGAAACAATTTATTCTCAAATGAATTTTTATGATGAAGATTTAAATGATAATGTAAGGATTAAATACTGGGCAGTTTTATACGGGAAGCATTTAGAAAAGTGGTTGTTAAAAGATGAAAGGTCTATTGAAAAGGTGGTTTTGAGTTATGAGAATTTAAAAAATAATTTTGATTTAGAGTTTAGAAAACTTTCTGATTTTTTAAATGAACCTTTTGATGTTAATAAATTAGAAAAAGCAAAAAAGAATGCATCAAAAGATAAAATTAAAAAAAAGGTTACAGATGATTTAAGGGTAATAAAATCCACAAATAATTATGATGAAAAACGAAAATTATTTATAGAAATGAACACTTCAACTATTGAAGATTGTATATTACAAGTTAATCAAAAATTAGTTAATTTTTTATAA